TACGAAAAAAGGTCTTATAGGGTGGTTAGAGGCAGGGGAAGTGACATGATTTTCACTAAGAGATTCAAAGTATAAGAAAGTTAACATATGAAGAAACCAATGAGATTTAAATGTAcattaaagaaagacataacAGTATAATTTTCCAACAAAGGGAGTTCGTATACACCTCTTTTGCTCCCTAGCTCCGCGCATGTATATAGGTCCACTAGACTATGTTGTGTTCACTTTTATGTTTCTAAATATGAACATTAGTATAAGAAATCATAAGAATGAGATTTTGAAACACATAAAAGTCTAAAAAATAGTACTTAATTGATTAGGAGATAAGCCTAGAAAAGTAGTACTGGTAAGCCCCACCTAGCTCGGCCCCTGGTTTTATGTACTAGTTAGTAGTATGTAACAATGGTTTCACCTGAATTAGTCTCAGTTCAGCTTCTATAGTTGCCTTTTTTGTGTTCTCCCAAGATCCAACTGCTGATAACTTTTTAAGTGTCCTGATATTTGTTCATCACATGTTCAATATATAAtcaacaaaacacaaaatataaatatatataaaaagctTCTAAACTTATGTAAGGGTTCCTCTGTTGCTCAGAGTCTTCAAAAATACCGCGGAACATATGTTGGATCCTTCAAAAACTATACATTTTCCAAGGATCCGACATGGTCTCAACAACGTTTTTGAAAGGTCCGAGCAACATTAAGGACTCATTCATACTTGTTTtcagtttttgttttttcattgtCTTCCCATGCCTTGATCAAAGCCAATCTTTTCTCTGATTCAACCTTTGCAAGTGCAGTATCTATAAAACAAAAATACCATTAAAAACTCAACATATCTTCACCAATAAAATAGGGGGAATATGCACTTTGGGGCCCCACTAATCAAGATTTGCCCAGAGTAAGGCCCATTAAAAGGGGAAACACTTCctaatgtgaattttttttcaatgtttaaACTCGAGACCATTGATAAATCCTAGTTATATTATCTTACTTATTTTGCAATCTAAGAAAAAAAGTGAGCCCTGTACACATATTTTCACCAACCTTaccctattttttttaaaagaaaaagaactttTAGTATTCCTCAAAATCAGGCATTTTCGTATGTTTTCATTTGGGAAATGATCCTCAAAATAACTTATACTacaggaaaaataaaataaaataataataataaattagacaaaaaaaaagtaataaaaatcaGTTGTCAAATTTACCTGTGTCCTTGGAACCACCTGTACTTTTCTGAATTCCAGAATCTATTCCCTCTGtcaaaaatccaaaattttaacCAATCAAAAACCCcaaattataacaaaaataagactCAAACTACAATACATATCTTCTTAAACTAAGTCAGAAAGATTGTTTTCAATAAATCATAAacgcaaatattttttttaaaaaaagcaatAGCAATAAACACAAACAATAAAATAGTACAATAATCGAGGCTAAAGAAACAACAAGCAGTAATAAAAATAGTACATACTTTCTTGAACATGGGAAGATATTTTCTCTTTATCATCTAAAATTGGAACAATTGCAAGTGTATTactttcttcaattttctcttttggttcttcATTTTTGTGCTCATAATTTTGTGGAGAAACTAAAGGGCTTGATTCTTCTTCTACCATGATTATAATctatatgataaatatatatttttcttttcctaataGGTGAAtgaaaaat
This genomic stretch from Solanum stenotomum isolate F172 chromosome 10, ASM1918654v1, whole genome shotgun sequence harbors:
- the LOC125843331 gene encoding remorin-like, whose translation is MVEEESSPLVSPQNYEHKNEEPKEKIEESNTLAIVPILDDKEKISSHVQEKGIDSGIQKSTGGSKDTDTALAKVESEKRLALIKAWEDNEKTKTENKTLKKLSAVGSWENTKKATIEAELRLIQEELEKKKAEYAEKMKNKMAEIHREAEEKRAMIKAKEGEDILKVEEIAAKFRATGNMPKSS